The DNA sequence CACGGCGACGATCGAGGCACCGCACAGCTGTTGCGCGCGCATGCAGCCGGGCGAGGAGCTCACGGCCCAGGTTGCCCGTCGCGCCGGTGACCAGGACCGATCGGGAACAAGCAGGAGTAGGCGGGGTGGGAGAACTGTCAGGCATGCTGGGGAGGCTAAAGGTTCAGGTCGACATCAAGGCAAGGGCGGAATGGCGATAACGATCGGCGAGGCGGCTGCGCAGCTTGGAGTCGAGGCCCATGTCCTACGGCACTGGGAGCACGTCGGAGCACTCACGGTGCACCGGGACGCGAACGGTTACCGCCTCTACGACCACGACGTCCTGGAGCAGGCACGAACCGTGCTGAAACTGCGAAAAGTCGGGCTCTCGTTGCCAGAGGTCACCGCAGCGATGTCCCCGAAGAAGTCCGCAGCGCAGGAGGTCGTGCGCGCGAAGATCGCTGCGCTCGAAAGTGAGGTCCGCAGCAGACAGCAAGCGATCACCTTCCTCCGGCACACCGTCGAGTGTCGCCATCGGTACCTCGAGGAGTGCGCGGACTGCGCGACATTCGTCTGGGACCCTTGATCATCCGATGTGAGGAATTCGCGGTCGATGACCATGGCCCTTGATCAGTAGCAAGTGACCGCTGACATCAACGTCTTGGCCCGCAACACCTAGACAAGCCTCATCACCAAAGCCCAGAAGGCACTTTCGTGTTTCCGCTCAAGACCTGGACGCCACCGCAAGTGAAAGGCGGAGGCTAATAGCCTGATCGACCTCGCCTCGCGCCGCCTGACCGGCTGGGAGATCGCGGATCACATGCGCACCGATCTCGTCACCGGTGGCCTGGCCGCCGCCGAGCAGACCCGCGGCAGCCTCGCCTCGGCGATCGGTGCACACTGACCACGGCGCCCAGTACACCAGCCGGGCATTCGCCGACGCCTGCCGCAGAGCCGGCGTCCTGTTGTCCATGAGCGCGATCGGCTCCAGCGCGGACAACGCGCTCGCCGAGTCCTTCAAGGCAACGTTCAAACGCGAAACGCTCAAGGGCCGCAAGACCTGGTTCAGTGAGTGCGAAGCCCGCCTCGACACGTTCCGCTGGCTGCACCGCTACATCACCCGACGCCGTCACTCCCGCCTGGGGCACCGCAGCCCGATCGTCTACGAAACCGCGTCCCGAACAACACCAACTACGCTGACGTCAGCCGCATTATCCATGCCAGGCCGATCGTGACTCCGATCCATCCGAAGGAGTACAGAACCAGCATGTGCTGCGCCGACCAGTTCTGGTATTGGAGTCGACCGACCAGAATCATGCCCGAGACAGCATGCTAAAGATATGAGAGGCCATGCCGTTTGCCCTTTCGGACCGGAATCCACTTGGCCATGGCGAAGGAGAAAGGAATGTCGCCGCGGCGGCCATGAGTAACAGGTATACGAGGGGAAGCGAAGTGAGCATGAGGTACTCCTTTCGGCATGCATGAATGTGTGTGACCGCTACTTCAAGTCAGAGTGTCCAAGGTTTCTTGATCTTGAAGGGACCAGCCATGTCGAACATCACCCCGTACCTGGAGCGCAACCGCGCTTTCGCGGCCTCCGGCGCCCAGGCCGACGTCCCCGGGATTCCCTTCGTCCCGTTCGGACAGGTGTACCTGATCACCTGTATCGACCCGCGCGTGGAGCCCGCGGCCGTCCTCGGCGTCCGGCTCGGGGAAGCGATCGTCGCGCGCAACGTCGGCGGCCGCGTGACCCCCGCGGTCATCAGGGACCTCGCCTGGATCGTGCACCTGCACGAGAACAAGACCCCCGACGCGGACTGGTTCGAGATCGCCGTCATCCACCACACCGACTGCGGCTCGGGACTGCTCGCCGACGATGACCTGCGCGCCGGCTACGCCGCACGCGGCGGCTGGGACGAGCAGACCTCCTTGAAGATGGCCGTCCTGGAACCGTCCAAAACGGTCCAGGAGGACGTCGCCAAGCTGCGCTCGGCGCCCGAGCTCGCGCCGGGCATCGGCAACATCGCGGTCGGCGGCTACGCCTATGATCTCGCCACGGGGAGGGTCACCACGGTCGTCCAGTGAGTGATCGCGGACGCTCAGCGTCGGTCCAGCTGGCCGACACCGCTGTGACCGAGGTCCGGTGAACCGCACAGCGCCATCACCGCGGCCCGCGCAGGCGCGCAGCGTAGCGTGAGGGTGCGTGACGCCGTTGCCGACGACCGGAATCCGGGTGCTCATCACCGGCCGCTCGATGTGGGTCCAGGCCACCATGGCATCGATACGCTCTGGCTCGTCCAGGTACATCCACACCGCGGAGAGCAACGAAGCCGAAGGTCTCGCGGAGACCAGTCAGTGAGGGAAGAGCGTCGTCAGTTCAGTCGACCGCAGAATCCACGTGAAAGCGCCGCCCGACGGCCGGAGTTCCGGTGCGGGCTCCACGCCATGACGTGCCGCCGCCGGACGCGGATGTGGCAGCGGCGGGCCGTAGTCCACTACGGCAGAAACAGCTCACCGCGCAAGAGCGGTGTGTGCGTATGGTGCGTGTCGGTCCTCGGACACTCTCCATACGTACATGAGGGCTGTGATTCCACGATCACGGTCCTCTTTTTCACGTCGAAGATCAGTGCGAGTCCGAGGCTCTCGTACAGGGGCTGCTTGCGTCCGGGGGCGGCGGCGAGGAGCCGGTCCTTGACGGAGCCGAGTTCGGTGACCATCCGCTGGATCTGCTCGGTCGTGAGGTTCGTCGTCCGGCTCCGTGCCATGGCGAGGAGATCCTGCGGGGCTGCTGTCTTCTCGCTCTGTGCCGGCTCCTGCGTCGAGTGCGGCCCGGTACCGGGTGATACGGCGCTTGCAGTCGGCAACAGCGCGGCGGACGGTTTCGGCAGCCGTATCGGGCGCGGTGTCTGTTTCCTGGGCTTGTTGTAGTGCACGGAGAGTGGCTGTCAGCCGTCGGGGGCGAAGGCTGTGGCGATCCATTGGTCGAGAGGGGGCAGGATGACTTCCTCGCGTACGTACACGGAGAGTGGATGGTCCACTGCGGCGCTGCGCGCATACTCGGCGAGGCGACCGAGGCCAGCGCCTGGCGGTGACGACCGGGACCCTGGGGTGCCGGATCGGGCCCGGCTGATGGCTCCTTCGGCGTCGGCCGAGATCCCGGTGAAATCCCGCCAGTTCCGCGCCCGGTCGGTCCGCCTCGGCGAAGGCCCGGGTCCGCCGGGAAGAGATCGGCGATCGACCCCTCCTGCTGGTCTGCCGCGACGAGCGGTGAACCGCCGCTGCTGCCCGCCGTTGAGGAACGCGGCACCGTGCCACGGCGCCGCCCGTAAAACCGGTGGGTACCGTGCGCTACACTTGATCACGACGAGGCCGCCCGAACTCCGGGCAGCCGGACGTGCGTTGGTGGTCCAAGGAAAGGCGCCCCGCTTCCTGCGGGGAGATGCAGGTGCAAGGCCTGCCCAGCGCTCAGAGGACGAGCCCCCACCCCGCCCGCGGGGTGGGGGCTCGGTGCTGTTCTTCAGGACCGCGGGGCCAGGCGCAGCGTGGTGGCGCGGGCCTGTTCGCCGACCATGGGCTCGACGTAGCCGCTGTAGTGGCCGTACTTGGCCTGGTAGGCGGCATCGACCCGGTCGTTGATCGCGGGGTCGCCGACGGGGGCGAAGGTGACGTCGGCTTCGACTCCGCCGGCGGCGATGTGGCCGGCGTGGGTGGCCTGGGCGGTTTTCCACCAGGTGCCTCCGGTTCCGCGCCAGGAGCGGACGTACAGCTCGTCGCCGTCCCGTACGACCCAGATGGTGGTGGGCTCGCGCAGTGATCCGTCGTCGCGGCGAGGGGCGATGCGCAGTTCCTCGGCCGCGGCGATGCGCTTCAGCGTCTCGGTCTTCCAGGTGTTCATGAACCGGCCTCCTTCGTGGTGCGGGCACGGGCGTTGCGTTGTCCTGCCCGGGTCTTTCCTCCCGGGCCGTGCGGGGAGCGGGACCCGGCTGCCGAGGACCCTGTTCAGCGCCTGCCGGCGCGGCCGGCGTCCGCGGATACGTCCTCGGTGGCCGCCCAGGTGGCCAGCAGCCGCAGCGCGTCGTGGCCCGGGGTGTGGGGTCCGGCGCTGTACGCGGTCAGGGTCAGGCCGGGCTGCGCGGGCAGTTCCATGGCGTCGAAGTCGAGGGTGATCTCACCGATGGCCGGGTGACGGAAGGCTTTGCGACCGGTGTGGTGCAGGCGCACGTTGTGCTTGGCCCACGCGGTACGGAACTCCTCGCTGCGGGTGACGAGCTCGCCGATGAGCCCGGTCAGATCGCTGTCGCCGGGAGCCCGTCCGGCCTCGGTGCGCAGCAGGGAGACGGTCGTGTTCACGGACTGCTCCCAGTCGGGGAAGAAGTCGCGGCCGCGGGGGTTCAGGAACTGGAAGCGGGCGATGTTCACCGGGCGCGAGGTGTCATCGGTGAACAGCGGCGCGTACAGGGCGCGGCCGAGGCGGTTCACGGCGAGGATGTCGACGCGGCCGTTGCGGATGAAGGCCGGGGAGTCGGTCATGGAGTCGAGGACGCGCAGGACGCTCTCCGGGAGCGGCCCCCGGGGGCGTCTGGTGCGGCGGGAGGGACGCCTGGCGACGGCGCGGGCCAGGTCGTAGAGGTGTGCACGCTCGGCTTCGTCGAGCCGCAAGGCGTTCGCGACGGCGTCGAGGACTTCCTCGGAGGCTCCGGCGAGATGGCCCCGTTCGAGGCGAACGTAGTAGTCGACGCTGACACCGGCGAGCATCGCGACTTCCTCGCGGCGCAGACCGGGCACGCGCCGGTTGCTGCCGTAGGCGGGCAGTCCGGCCTGCCGCGGGGTGACCTTCGCGCGCCGGGAGGCCAGGAACTCGCGGATGTCGCTCTCGGTACTCACGTGTTCCAGGCTAGGGCGGACGGCACAGACGAGGGGGGTCCTGTCAGTACCTGGCACAGCCGTACCTTCCTCAGGCGCGTGACCCGCGGTTTCCTCGGTAGTGGGCGTTGCCGCGGCCCCCGGCGCACCCACCCCGCAAAGGCCGCCGAGAGGCTTCGGGCCGTCGGGACGGGCCCCTGACCACGGCACGGATGCCCGGTTTCCAGACTTTCACCACATGAGGAGTCGTCCTATGGCGAAGCAGTCCGCACCCCAGGAGCTGGCCGGAATCGCGCCCAAGCTCGTCGAGGTCACCGATGAGGTTCTCTTCGGCGACGTCTGGGAGCGGGCCGGGCTCTCCCCGCGTGACCGCAGCCTGGTCACCGTGAGCGTGCTCGCCGCGCTGTACCGCGGCGAGCAGCTCGGTTACCACCTCCGGGTGGCGCTGGAGAACGGGCTGAGCGTGGCGGAGCTGTCCGAGGCGATCACCCACCTCGCCTTCTACGCCGGATGGCCGAACGCCATGACCGCGATCACCCGGCTCAAGCAGATCGCCGACGAGCAGGCTGCCGCCTGACCGCGCGACGTGCCGCAAGGAGCACCACCTCATGGAACTGTTGAACAAGCAGCCGACGATGAAACTGCCCGCCGAGTGGTTCACCGGGGATGCGTGGGCCGATGTGATCCACCGCGGCGAGGAGCCCTCCCGCGCCCGCGCGAACGCGGTGCGTTTCGCGCCCGGTGCCCGGACCGCCTGGCACTCCCATGGCCTGGGGCAGACCCTTTACATCGTGGAGGGCATCGCCCTGATCCAGTCCCGCGGCGGTGAGGTCCTCGAAGCCCACCCCGGCGACGTGATCTGGACCCCGCCGGGGGAGGAGCACTGGCACGGCGCCGCCCCGGACCACTTCATGACACACCTCGCGCTGTGGGAGACCGACGAGGTCGACTGGCTCGAGCACGTCACCGACACCGAATACGGCGGCCCGCGCACCAGCACCCGCCGCTGAAACCCACGCCCCAGGAGTTCCTTGACGACGGCACGGCCGACGTCCCGCTCCCGGAGCGGGCCGCGCCGCGTGCCGGAGGCCAGGGGACCGGATCGTCCGTAGCCGTGCCCGGCAGGAGGGCATCGCAGGGGTTCAGGAGACCCTCAGCGCTCCCGTGTCGTGGGCGATCCGGCCGCCGACGACGGTGGCCCCGACCGTCACGCCCGCGATGCGGTCCGGGGCCACGCCCAGGAGGTCGTCGCTGAGGACGGCGAAGTCCGCGAGCTTGCCCCGGGACAGAGCGCCCTTGACGTGCTCCTCGTGGACCGCGTGGGCGGAGCCGATCGTGTACGCGCGCAGCGCCTCCGCTGCCGTCACCGCCTCGTGCGGGGCGATCGGCGCACCCGAGGCGGTCCGCCGGTTGACCATGTCGTGGATGCTCAGCAGCGGGTCGGACGCGACGACGGGCGCATCCGATGATCCGGGCAGCTCGATCCCCGCGTCCAGGAACGAGCGCATGCGGTAGGCCAGTTGGCCGCGGACCGGTCCGAGGGCGGCGAGCAGCCCGTCACCGGTCTCCGACAGGAAGCGGCCCTGCGGCACCGGGATCAGCCCGAGCCCGGCGATCCGGGCGACCTGTGCGTCCGAGGTGACCGCGGCGTGCTCGACCCGGTGGCGCACATCGGCTCGCGGGTGCCGCCGCTGCGCCTCCTCGTAGGCGTCCAGGACGATGTCCAGGGCCCGGTCACCGATCGCGTGCGTGGCGATCTGCCAGCCGCAGCGATGTGCCTCGCCGATGGAGCGGCGGATCTGCTCGGGGTCATGCTGGAGCAGGCCGCTGTTGCCGGGAGAGTCGTGGTAGTCGCAAGCCATCGCGGCCGACCGGCCGATCAGCGAACCGTCCGACATCATCTTCGTCGGCCCGACGCGCAGCCACTCGTCACCGAACCCGGTCCGCAGGCCGAGGTCGAGCCCGTACCAGTGGGAGCCCGGTTCGAAGACACCGCAGTCGTGCAACGCGGTGATGTACGGCATGACGGTCATGCGCACGCCGAGCTCGCCACGTTCCCGCACCCGCAGGTAGGCGTCCAGGTCGGCGGGGCCGTTGCCGATGCCGTCCGTGACCCCGATGCCCGGCTCGGTCACGCTGGTCAGGCCGACGGCGAGGGCGGCTCGCGCGCCGGCGGCGATGTTCGCGGTCCACTCGGCGGCGGGCTCAGGACGCAGTGCCCGCTCGACCAGCCCCATCGCGGTCTCCTGGAGCAGCCCCTCCGCCCGCCCGGCGGCGTCGCGCACGACCTGGCCGCCGGAGGTGTCGGGCACGGCGGCCAGGTCGGCGAAGCCGGCCCGCCTGAACGCCTCTGTGCTGGCCACGCCCATGTGGTGGGAGGTGTGCACCAGCCACACCGGGTGGCCCGGGGCGGCCTTGTCGAGCCCCTCGGCGGTGGGATGTGCACCGATCTTGTTCTGGTCGTAGCCCGCGCCCAGCACCCAGGCGCCCTCGGGCAGGGTCGCGGCGCGCTCCGCCACCGCCGCGTACAGGGCCTCCAGGCTCGGCGTGACGGCATAGGACACGTCGAGCTCGCGCAGACCCTTGCCGACCAGACTGAGATGGTGGTGGGCGTCGTTGAAACCGGGGACGGCGTGCGCGCCGCCGAGGTCCACGACCACATCGGCCGTGCATCCCGCCACCTCGTCGTCCAGGGCCGCGATACGGCCACCGAGGACGCCGATGGTGTGGACGGCGGGACGGCAGGGGTCGAGGGTGGTGAAACGTCCGTTGTGGAAGACAGCGTCGAGACGCACGGTGGTCAACTCCTTGAGGGGGGTAGTGTGCGGCGGCCGGCGCAGCGCCCTCGCGCGGCGGCCGCCGGGGCGGGACAGGGCCGTCAGACGGCCGCCGGCACCGGCCGCGACCGCGGTGCGTGCCGCCCGGTGAGGCGGGCGAGCGCGGCGACGCACGCCGTGGTGGCGAGCAACAGGGCCGCGTAGAACCCGGCCACGGGCCAGACGGAGCCGCCACCGGACGTCAGCAGGGCCTGGGCCACCAGCGGCGTGGTGCCGCCGATGAGTGTCGAGCAGAGCTGGTACGACAGCGAGATCCCGGTGTAGCGCAACCGGGAGGGGAAGGCGCGGGCGAGGAATCCGGCCAGGACGGCGTAGTACCCGGAGCCGCTGACGATGCCGAGCGCGATGCCGCAGAAGACCAGGACCGGACGCGCGGTGTTGACCAGCATGAACATGGGGACCGCTACGACGACGTTGCCGAGCAGGGAGCACACCATGAAGCGGCTCTCGCCGACCCGCTCGGAGATCAGGGCGGCGATCGGCTGCCACAGGAACTGCACCACGGAGATGGCGAGCAGGATGTACAGCATCGTCTGCCGGTCCATGTGCAATTCGTTGGTGGTCCAGGACAGGACGAAGGTGTTGGTGAAATAGGCCGCCGAGATTCCCATGATCGAGGCGCCGATGCCGAGCAGCACCGTCCGCCAAGCCGTCCGCAGCACCTCGGCGATCGGCAGCTTCACCACGTCGCCGCTCTCCTTGACCTGCGCGAAGTCCTCGGACTCCGCGACCTTCAGGCGGATCATCAGGCCGACCACGACGAGCAGCCCGGACAGCAGAAACGGCACGCGCCAGCCCCAGGACATGAAGGCGGAGTCGTCCAGGGTGGCGGCGGCCAGGAAGACCAGGGTGGCGAGAATCGCCCCGGCCGGGGAGCCCTGCTGCGCGAGCATCGCGTAGAGCGACCCCCGGCCCTTGGGGGCGTTCTCCGAAGCCATCAGGA is a window from the Streptomyces luomodiensis genome containing:
- a CDS encoding integrase core domain-containing protein — encoded protein: MHTDHGAQYTSRAFADACRRAGVLLSMSAIGSSADNALAESFKATFKRETLKGRKTWFSECEARLDTFRWLHRYITRRRHSRLGHRSPIVYETASRTTPTTLTSAALSMPGRS
- a CDS encoding (R)-mandelonitrile lyase, which gives rise to MELLNKQPTMKLPAEWFTGDAWADVIHRGEEPSRARANAVRFAPGARTAWHSHGLGQTLYIVEGIALIQSRGGEVLEAHPGDVIWTPPGEEHWHGAAPDHFMTHLALWETDEVDWLEHVTDTEYGGPRTSTRR
- a CDS encoding carbonic anhydrase, which gives rise to MSNITPYLERNRAFAASGAQADVPGIPFVPFGQVYLITCIDPRVEPAAVLGVRLGEAIVARNVGGRVTPAVIRDLAWIVHLHENKTPDADWFEIAVIHHTDCGSGLLADDDLRAGYAARGGWDEQTSLKMAVLEPSKTVQEDVAKLRSAPELAPGIGNIAVGGYAYDLATGRVTTVVQ
- a CDS encoding carboxymuconolactone decarboxylase family protein, with the translated sequence MAKQSAPQELAGIAPKLVEVTDEVLFGDVWERAGLSPRDRSLVTVSVLAALYRGEQLGYHLRVALENGLSVAELSEAITHLAFYAGWPNAMTAITRLKQIADEQAAA
- a CDS encoding MerR family transcriptional regulator, which gives rise to MAITIGEAAAQLGVEAHVLRHWEHVGALTVHRDANGYRLYDHDVLEQARTVLKLRKVGLSLPEVTAAMSPKKSAAQEVVRAKIAALESEVRSRQQAITFLRHTVECRHRYLEECADCATFVWDP
- a CDS encoding MFS transporter, which encodes MNAPQPAAAAGTAGAPRQARRAGLAAFVGTTIEWYDFFIYGTASALVFGKLFFPGVSPAAGVLASFATFWVGFLARPLGGIVFGHFGDRMGRKGTLVTTLVIMGTATFLIGLLPTHAQMGIAAPLLLALLRAVQGIAVGGEWGGAVLMASENAPKGRGSLYAMLAQQGSPAGAILATLVFLAAATLDDSAFMSWGWRVPFLLSGLLVVVGLMIRLKVAESEDFAQVKESGDVVKLPIAEVLRTAWRTVLLGIGASIMGISAAYFTNTFVLSWTTNELHMDRQTMLYILLAISVVQFLWQPIAALISERVGESRFMVCSLLGNVVVAVPMFMLVNTARPVLVFCGIALGIVSGSGYYAVLAGFLARAFPSRLRYTGISLSYQLCSTLIGGTTPLVAQALLTSGGGSVWPVAGFYAALLLATTACVAALARLTGRHAPRSRPVPAAV
- a CDS encoding amidohydrolase, which produces MRLDAVFHNGRFTTLDPCRPAVHTIGVLGGRIAALDDEVAGCTADVVVDLGGAHAVPGFNDAHHHLSLVGKGLRELDVSYAVTPSLEALYAAVAERAATLPEGAWVLGAGYDQNKIGAHPTAEGLDKAAPGHPVWLVHTSHHMGVASTEAFRRAGFADLAAVPDTSGGQVVRDAAGRAEGLLQETAMGLVERALRPEPAAEWTANIAAGARAALAVGLTSVTEPGIGVTDGIGNGPADLDAYLRVRERGELGVRMTVMPYITALHDCGVFEPGSHWYGLDLGLRTGFGDEWLRVGPTKMMSDGSLIGRSAAMACDYHDSPGNSGLLQHDPEQIRRSIGEAHRCGWQIATHAIGDRALDIVLDAYEEAQRRHPRADVRHRVEHAAVTSDAQVARIAGLGLIPVPQGRFLSETGDGLLAALGPVRGQLAYRMRSFLDAGIELPGSSDAPVVASDPLLSIHDMVNRRTASGAPIAPHEAVTAAEALRAYTIGSAHAVHEEHVKGALSRGKLADFAVLSDDLLGVAPDRIAGVTVGATVVGGRIAHDTGALRVS
- a CDS encoding helix-turn-helix transcriptional regulator, translating into MSTESDIREFLASRRAKVTPRQAGLPAYGSNRRVPGLRREEVAMLAGVSVDYYVRLERGHLAGASEEVLDAVANALRLDEAERAHLYDLARAVARRPSRRTRRPRGPLPESVLRVLDSMTDSPAFIRNGRVDILAVNRLGRALYAPLFTDDTSRPVNIARFQFLNPRGRDFFPDWEQSVNTTVSLLRTEAGRAPGDSDLTGLIGELVTRSEEFRTAWAKHNVRLHHTGRKAFRHPAIGEITLDFDAMELPAQPGLTLTAYSAGPHTPGHDALRLLATWAATEDVSADAGRAGRR
- a CDS encoding DUF2255 family protein, whose amino-acid sequence is MNTWKTETLKRIAAAEELRIAPRRDDGSLREPTTIWVVRDGDELYVRSWRGTGGTWWKTAQATHAGHIAAGGVEADVTFAPVGDPAINDRVDAAYQAKYGHYSGYVEPMVGEQARATTLRLAPRS